From the Brachyspira intermedia PWS/A genome, the window TTATAATGAAACCATCTCCAGAAAATATTCAGGATTTATATATACAAAGTTTGGAAGCATTAGGAATAAGCTTTAAAGATCATGATATAAGATTCGTTCATGATGACTGGGAATCCCCTACCCTTGGAGCTTGGGGACTAGGTTGGGAAGTTTGGCTTGACGGTATGGAAATAACTCAATTTACATATTTCCAAGCTGTAGGAGGAATAAATTTAAAGCCTATAACAGGTGAGATTACTTACGGACTTGAAAGAATATGTATGTATTTACAAAATATAGATAATGTTTATGATTTGGAATGGGGACATGGCATAAAATACGGAGATGTACATTTACAAGGTGAAAAAGAATTCTCTAAATATAATTTTGAAGTTGCTGATACTGATATGTATTTCAGACATTTCAAAGAATATGAAGAAGAATGCGATAGATGTTTAGCTAATGGATGCGTACTACCTGCTTATGATATGGTTATGAAAAGTTCGCATGTATTCAATATGCTTGATGCTAGAAATGCTATAAGTGTAACAGAAAGAGCCGGATATATAGCAAGAGTAAGAGAGCTAATGAAAAAAGTTTCAGCTGCTTATATAGAATCAAGAGAAAAATTAGGATATCCATTAATCAAAAATAAGTAAAGTTATTTATTTAAAAATTATTATTTATTATTATAATATATTACTAAAGACTATATATTAATTGTTTTATTAAGTTTTTAAAGCGATAAACGAGCAGCTGATAAATTTAGTTGTCAGCTATTTGTGAGCGAGTTTATCGCTAGCAATAATAAAAAATTTTCAAGCTGTCATTTATATAATGGCAGCTTTTTTTATTTTGATTTTATACTACTTTTAAATTATAGAAGATTATCTTTTTTGTTATCATATATTTCATTAAAATACACATTATATGTTACCGGTTTACTTATATATATAGTTTTTATTATACATATTAATATAAAATTATAACAAATAAATTATTACTTTTTAATATGAAAAATGTTATTATTTATTATAATAATATTGACATTATTTTTTTATCTTGTATAATATTATTAGTAATTAATACTATTAAGTAATTATTTTAAATAAGGAGACTAATATTATGCCTAGTTTTGCAAATCCATTTAATGCAAATGTGAACAGAAAAGTTACTAAAGAAGAATTAATACAAGCTGTAAGACTTGATATTGCCGGAGAATTGGAGGCTATATATCTGTATGATGCCCATGTTATGGCTACAGATGACCCTGTTGCAAAGGCAGTATTAGCTGACATAAGAGATGAAGAAAAAGCACATGTCGGAGAGCTTATGGCTTTACTTAGACATTTAGACCCTAAAGAAGCAGAACATTTTGAATCTGGACAATTAGAGGTTAAAGAGATGATGGAAGAGCTTGGAATAAAAGAACCTGATCTATCTGGGCTTACAGTTGGAAGTTTGAAAAAAGACTGATAAAGCGATAATAAAACATTAAAGGAGGAATATATGGATTATTTAGCTAGAGAAAGTTCGCCTTTTGAAGAAAGTTTTTGGCAGAATATAGATAAAGTTGTTGTTGAAACAGCAAGCAGAACACTTATAGGAAGAAGATTTTTATCTATTTACGGACCTCTTGGTGCAGGTGCTATAAGCGTTCAATATGATAAAAGCGACAGAGAAGAAGTTTTTGAAGATGGCTTCGTAAAAACTTCAGGAAGAAAATCTGTTGAGCTTCCTCAGATTTATCAGGATTTTACTCTATTATGGAGAGATTTAGAGAATAATATTTCTAATAAATTACCTTTAGATTTATCTATTGTATCTCAGGCAGCTCAAACACTTGCTAACAAAGAAGATAATTTAATATTCAATGGAAATGATTTTCTTGAATTAAAAGGAATACTCAATGCTGAGGGAGTACAAAAATTAAAAATCTCTGATTGGGGACAAGGTGAGAATCCTTATACTGATATAGTAAAAGCTATAAATATGATTAGAGAAAAAGGCATAGTAGGAAGATTTGTACTATGTTTAAGCCAATCATTATATTTTGACTTACAAAGAATACAGCAAGGTACTGGAATGACAGAAGCTCAAAGAATATCCAGTATGATTGGAAATCTTTATAATGTACCTGTTATCAAAGGAAAGAAAGCAGCATTAATTTGTGCTGAACCTCAATATATGGATTTGGCTGTTGGAATAGATATGTCTACTGCATATTTAGAACAAAAAGATTTAAATCACAGCTTTAGAATAATGGAAACTATAATACCTAGAATAAAAGACTCTAATGCAATAGTTGTTTTAGAATAGTTTAATTTCATAATAACTCTTTAAAAATTATAAGCCTGCAGGTTATATAAAATCTGCAGGTTTTATTTTATAATTACATATTATTGTTTTTTTATTAGTTTACTATATAATTTCATAAATATTAAATATTATTTCAATCTAATTATAATTTTTTAATAATACCAAATTAGGAGTATTAAATGTCATATCATTGCGAATGTGAACAATGTAAAAATAAAGAATTCAATCCTGAAGATTATATTATAAAAGAAGAAGATTTTAAAGTACTCGATAAAGAACGTCCTTTGGGTATATCAGGACATTTAAGAGTAAAGGATGAAGCTATGAGTATAGCTGAATGTATAGACTCATGTATTGATGCCTTAGATGAACTTATTATAACATACAATAAATCAACAGATGATACAGAAGAAATATTAAAAGACTATGAAAAAAAATATCCTGATAAAATAAGACTTTATTATTATGCTCCTAATATAATAGGATATAATGAAAATGAATATAAAACAAAATATTCAGAAATTCATTATTTTTATCATTATAGCAATTTTGGTTATTTAAAAATAAAATATCGATATTATATAAAGATAGATGCAGACCAAATTTATTTTACAGAAAAATTATTAGATATACGAGAAGCTTTATTATCAGATATAAACGCTTCAGAAACCATCAATAAATTATTAACGATAGATAAAATTTCTTGGTATATACCTATTAAAAAACTAAGAAATAATTTCAGAACCTATTATATAAA encodes:
- a CDS encoding glycine--tRNA ligase subunit alpha, which gives rise to MTFTDLIMTLNKFWSENGCIIQQGYDLEVGAGTFNPATALRALGPEPFSVAYVEPSRRPTDGRYGENPNRLQHYYQYQVIMKPSPENIQDLYIQSLEALGISFKDHDIRFVHDDWESPTLGAWGLGWEVWLDGMEITQFTYFQAVGGINLKPITGEITYGLERICMYLQNIDNVYDLEWGHGIKYGDVHLQGEKEFSKYNFEVADTDMYFRHFKEYEEECDRCLANGCVLPAYDMVMKSSHVFNMLDARNAISVTERAGYIARVRELMKKVSAAYIESREKLGYPLIKNK
- a CDS encoding demethoxyubiquinone hydroxylase family protein, with the translated sequence MPSFANPFNANVNRKVTKEELIQAVRLDIAGELEAIYLYDAHVMATDDPVAKAVLADIRDEEKAHVGELMALLRHLDPKEAEHFESGQLEVKEMMEELGIKEPDLSGLTVGSLKKD
- a CDS encoding family 1 encapsulin nanocompartment shell protein, with amino-acid sequence MDYLARESSPFEESFWQNIDKVVVETASRTLIGRRFLSIYGPLGAGAISVQYDKSDREEVFEDGFVKTSGRKSVELPQIYQDFTLLWRDLENNISNKLPLDLSIVSQAAQTLANKEDNLIFNGNDFLELKGILNAEGVQKLKISDWGQGENPYTDIVKAINMIREKGIVGRFVLCLSQSLYFDLQRIQQGTGMTEAQRISSMIGNLYNVPVIKGKKAALICAEPQYMDLAVGIDMSTAYLEQKDLNHSFRIMETIIPRIKDSNAIVVLE
- a CDS encoding glycosyltransferase: MSYHCECEQCKNKEFNPEDYIIKEEDFKVLDKERPLGISGHLRVKDEAMSIAECIDSCIDALDELIITYNKSTDDTEEILKDYEKKYPDKIRLYYYAPNIIGYNENEYKTKYSEIHYFYHYSNFGYLKIKYRYYIKIDADQIYFTEKLLDIREALLSDINASETINKLLTIDKISWYIPIKKLRNNFRTYYIKKLFNIKDKYYNFNCPEYFLSLKDFIIYSKMKYTDNFYLLISGFELGLNNDSLCLNTSFVYNGATGDHFIFVPTQNYTYYLNSVGLESIHLPHNCSVLGLSWVHLGLIKRSINIDSEIKFMDIHKMNNEDILKYIENNLEKKEYQTLLSDLTIKYFDNDKQYLNKEFYDKYLKKTLEYVIKNRDQFIKRLW